TCTTGCATGTCTCTGGCAGGATGGTCTTTAGGAATGTTTAATGCTTCAAAATTATAGTAGTCAAGTTCTACTTCAGGACCTTCTTCAACGGTGAAACCAAGTTCTCTGAAAATATCTACTATTTCAAGAAGTGTTTTATTTACTGGGTGACTTCCACCAAAGTAAAAATCCTTACCTCGCAGGGTTATGTCAATTAACTCTTTTTTTAATGCCTCTGATATCTCTTTCTGTTTTAGCTCTTGCTCTTTGTTCTTTATTGTTTCTTCAATAAAGTTTTTAATCTCATTAAGAATCTTTCCCTGAGCTTTTCTTTCTTCAGCTGGAAGTTTTCCTAAACTTTTGATTCTTTCTGTAATAATTCCTTTTTTACCAATATACTTTGCCTTGAGATTAACAAGCTCAGTAAAAGAGTTTATCTCACTTATCTCTTTAATGAAGGCCTGCGCTAAAGGGTCTTGCATTTATGCTGCTTTTACAAATGGTTTTACCTTTTCTACCAGTTCTCCAAAGGCATTTATGTCATTATATGCAATATCAGCAAGAACTTTTCTGTTAAGAGAAATATTAGCCTTCTTAAGTCCATTAATGAACTGACTGTATGTAAGACCAAACATTCTCACAGCTGCATTAATTCTTGTAATCCAGAGTGCTCTGAAATCTCTCTTTTTAAGTCTTCTGTCTTTATATGAATGTTCTAATGCTTTCTCTACAGCCTTTGCGGCTACTTTATATGAGCGATGTCTACCACTGTAATATCCTTTAGCCATTGAAAGAATCTTTTTATGATATCTTCTTGTTTTAAATCCACCCTTTGCTCTTGGCATCTATTCCTCCATTAGTTTTTATCCATTTGTCAGGATGCAAAGCATCCAATTTCCTATATAAAAAATTTAAACTCCTGGGGAGGGATTCGAACCCCCGACCAAGTGGTTAACAGCCACCCGCTCTGCCGGCTGAGCTACCCAGGAATTATTTAAAATTATCAAATTTTGGTAATCTATGTCAAATTTAAAACTTTACTGCTCTGATTTCTTTTCTTCTTTTTCAGGTTTTTTATAATCAACAAACTCAAGTATTGCCATTGGGGCACTATCTTTAATTCTGAATCCGGTTCTTACAATTCTTACATATCCACCATTTCTATCTGCAAATCTTGGCGCAATCTCGTTAAACAACTTCCTTACTAACTCTTTATTTGGTAAATAGCTAAATGCAAGCCTTCTTGAATGAAGATCTCCTCTTTTACCAAAAGTGACAAGTCTATCAGCAATTTCTTTTACAGCCTTTGCCTTAGCAACAGTTGTTTCAATTCTTTCATATTTAATAAGAGATGCCAAAAGCCCTCTTAAAAGCGCCTTTCTCTGATTTGCTGTTCTACCAAAATGTCTTCCATCAACTCTATGCCTCATCCATTACCCCCTCTGAGCTTTTTCATTAAGTTTTTCAAGCATTTCATTACTTATTCTCATACCTAATTTCAAACCCATTGAATTTAACACCTCTTTTATCTCTTCAAGGGAACGCTTACCAAAATTTTTTGTTTTCAAAAGTTCGTTTTCT
Above is a genomic segment from Thermodesulfovibrio aggregans containing:
- the rplQ gene encoding 50S ribosomal protein L17, with the translated sequence MRHRVDGRHFGRTANQRKALLRGLLASLIKYERIETTVAKAKAVKEIADRLVTFGKRGDLHSRRLAFSYLPNKELVRKLFNEIAPRFADRNGGYVRIVRTGFRIKDSAPMAILEFVDYKKPEKEEKKSEQ
- the rplT gene encoding 50S ribosomal protein L20, giving the protein MPRAKGGFKTRRYHKKILSMAKGYYSGRHRSYKVAAKAVEKALEHSYKDRRLKKRDFRALWITRINAAVRMFGLTYSQFINGLKKANISLNRKVLADIAYNDINAFGELVEKVKPFVKAA